CATCCCCTTTGATTTTTTTTCCGTTAAGCACAATATTCTTCTTGCGAAACATTTTAAAAACAAAAGATTTTTTGGCATTTTTTAAAACCTTAAAACAAATTTTATCGATACGTTCTCCTGCATATTGGTTTGTGATTTTTATTGATTCCATATATGTTATCCAATCATTAATGTGCTTTGATAATTAATGCTTCAGCTATACGTTCCATTTTTTCTGAATCCATCTTTTGAGCCTGAGACTTAACATTTGTTTTTAATTGTTTATAGAGGCTATCAAAATCATTGTAGATTTTTACAGGCTCATGATGTCCTTTTGGACGAATAATACTTTCAATAATTTGCTTGGTATCTTTAGTATTTTTTTTCGGTGGGATAAGGACAAATACTCCGACACAGGTAATAACAATGGCTTCACAAAAATACGTTGTCTTTCCACGGATGATGGGAAGTTCTCCAAGTACAAGAAATTGTGGACTCAGTTTTTCTAACAATATAAACTGTTCTTCCTCGAGTGGTTTATATCTTGAAAAACTGATAGCTTTTGCAAGATATTGAGCAAAGGGAAGAATAAGTAACGCACTGACAACCATGAATAATGGTTCAATTTCATAAAAGAGTGTTTTTCCAACACTAAACACAGCCAGGCAAAAACCTAACATAATAAATGTCCACTTATAATTGTGTCTTTTTATATATTGGGTATACCCATATTCTCCTCTTAAACGTTGCTTATTTTCCCGTGTGTCCAAATCCACCTTCACCTCGCACACTCTCTTCTAATTGGTTAGTTTCAACGAAAACACCATGAACAATGGGGTTAAATACCATCTGCGCAATACGCTCTCCATGTTGAATGACAAACCCCTCACTTCCATGATTAATCATAATAATTTTAATTTCCCCACGATAATCCGCATCAATTGTACCTGGAGAATTGACCAAGGATATCCCATGTTTTAATGCAAGGCCACTTCTAGGGCGTATTTGTGCTTCATAACCATCCGGAATAGCTATTTTTATTCCTGTTGGAACTAAGGTAATCTCTCCTGGTTCAAGTACTTTTTCCTTGTCTAAGCAAGCATATAAATCCATTCCTGCGGACTGCTCCGTTTGATATTGGGGTAATCCCAGTGTTTTTCCAGCTTCGGTCCGTTCGATAAATACATTAATTTTTTCCATGTGTTCTCCTTTGTATGTGTCTTAGCCTAATTTATCAATATCAACCTCATTAGGTGTCGCCAATGTAATACTTTCTTTATTTAGATTAAAGGTTTCATGTATCAGTCGATTTACATCGTCTAAGGATACATTATTAATCCCTTCAATTAGATCATCCATTGATTTGATGTGTTTTTTTAATAATGAACCTTTTCCATAATGGGACATACGTGCTCCCATATTTTCCATACCAATAATAGTATTGCTTTTTAATTGTTCTTTTGTCTCTAATAGTTCCTGTGCAGTAATGCCTTCAGCTAGTAAAAGCTCCGTCTCTCCACGAATTGCTTCATATAAACGTGGGATTTGGGATGCACTAGTTGCAGCATAGGTCGTAAATAAACCGGTTTGATAGAAGGTTTCAATATAGCTATATATCGAGTATGCCAAACCTTGTTCTTCTCGAATGCTTTGAAACAAACGGCTATTTAATCCGCCACCGACAATTGCGCTCAAAATATTCATTCCATAGACATCCTCATGGAAATAATTAATTGATGGGTAGCTGATGGCTAAATGCCCCTGTTCGATATCTTTTTTAAACGCTTTTTTTCCAGGAACATATACAATAGGTGCCACACGATGTGTTGGCTCTCCTGAGACAATATCCGAAAAAGCTTTTTCTATTTTTTGTGATGCTTGTTCAAAATCTATTTTACCGACAATGGATATTACAATATTATCCCCGACATAGCGAGATTGAATATAATCTTGCAGCATCGTAGGGTTCATGCTTTTTATCGTATCTTTTGTTCCGATGATATTATATCCAATGGCATGATCTGGCCAAACGGTTGAATGCATTTCATCTAAAACAATCTCTTCAGGACTGTCTTCATACATTGAATACTCTTCCAGGATAATTCCTTTTTCCTTTTCAATATCTTCTTCATAAAAATTCGAATGTTGAATCATATCGGATAAGATGTCAATGACTTCATCAAGATGTTCATCCAGTACATGTGCATAAAAACACACATATTCCTTTGAAGTATATGCGTTAATTCTTCCTCCGATGCGACTCATGGTATCCGCCAATTGTCTAGCTGTATAGTTTGGCGTTCCTTTAAAAAACATATGCTCGATAAAATGTGTAATTCCATTATTGATCAATGTTTCATCAACAGAGCCGACTTTAATATAGATTCCGATCGATACGGAACGGACAAATGGCACTTCTTCGCCAATAACACGTATATGGTTTGAAAGTTCTTTGTTGTATAGCAAGTATTTCCTCCTATAGCTAAACATAAATTTCAGGGAAAACACAAACAATGTCATGTTTTCCCTAAGATTAGCTATTTATTCAATGTTGTCTTTTATGCTTAATCTTCTAATAAAGCTTTTCTTGAAAGATTAATTCGTCCTTGACTATCAATTTCCATAACTTTGACAGAAATGACGTCTCCTACTTGAACGACATCTTCAACTTTGTTGACACGTTCTTTTGCAAGTTTACTAATATGTACAAGTCCATCTTTACCTGGAGCTAATTCGACAAAAGCACCAAAGTTTGTGATGCGAACAACAGTTCCGTTATA
This sequence is a window from Vallitaleaceae bacterium 9-2. Protein-coding genes within it:
- the dut gene encoding dUTP diphosphatase — encoded protein: MEKINVFIERTEAGKTLGLPQYQTEQSAGMDLYACLDKEKVLEPGEITLVPTGIKIAIPDGYEAQIRPRSGLALKHGISLVNSPGTIDADYRGEIKIIMINHGSEGFVIQHGERIAQMVFNPIVHGVFVETNQLEESVRGEGGFGHTGK
- a CDS encoding pitrilysin family protein, whose product is MLYNKELSNHIRVIGEEVPFVRSVSIGIYIKVGSVDETLINNGITHFIEHMFFKGTPNYTARQLADTMSRIGGRINAYTSKEYVCFYAHVLDEHLDEVIDILSDMIQHSNFYEEDIEKEKGIILEEYSMYEDSPEEIVLDEMHSTVWPDHAIGYNIIGTKDTIKSMNPTMLQDYIQSRYVGDNIVISIVGKIDFEQASQKIEKAFSDIVSGEPTHRVAPIVYVPGKKAFKKDIEQGHLAISYPSINYFHEDVYGMNILSAIVGGGLNSRLFQSIREEQGLAYSIYSYIETFYQTGLFTTYAATSASQIPRLYEAIRGETELLLAEGITAQELLETKEQLKSNTIIGMENMGARMSHYGKGSLLKKHIKSMDDLIEGINNVSLDDVNRLIHETFNLNKESITLATPNEVDIDKLG